In the Arachis ipaensis cultivar K30076 chromosome B10, Araip1.1, whole genome shotgun sequence genome, one interval contains:
- the LOC110267806 gene encoding cellulose synthase-like protein G2 produces MFSIMLGTELEPQQQFDTSNKLIKSLKQHNFIPDLVNGRKALPDEETLLLASCNYETNTKWGQEIGFLYGTVCEDVHTGFMLNCNGRNSVFCDPAKPQFLRNSTTNLNELLIQGTRWDSGLLDIG; encoded by the exons ATGTTTTCAATAATGTTAGGCACTGAACTTGAACCCCAACAACAATTTGACACATCCAACAAGTTAATCAAATCCTTAAAACAACATAATTTCATTCCTGATTTGGTGAATGGCAGAAAAGCTTTACCTGATGAAGAGACTCTACTTTTGGCTTCATGTAACTATGAAACTAACACTAAATGGGGTCAAGAG ATTGGATTCTTGTATGGTACTGTATGTGAAGATGTTCACACTGGATTCATGCTGAATTGCAACGGTCGAAATTCAGTTTTTTGTGATCCAGCTAAGCCACAGTTCCTTCGAAATAGTACAACTAACCTGAATGAATTGCTAATTCAAGGAACAAGATGGGATTCTGGTCTGCTTGACATTGGTTGA